A stretch of Corynebacterium timonense DNA encodes these proteins:
- a CDS encoding ectoine synthase has translation MFTRSREDVETVEWGGGTSERVLTAKDNMGFAVAHTVVKAGTESRLQYRNHLEACYCIGGSGEVEDTEGNVYPITPGTIYVLDEHDAHYLRGGKDEDLILVSVFNPAITGDEKHELTDDGFSSY, from the coding sequence ATGTTTACCCGTTCCCGTGAGGACGTCGAGACGGTTGAGTGGGGCGGCGGCACCAGCGAGCGCGTGTTGACGGCGAAGGACAACATGGGCTTCGCGGTCGCGCACACGGTTGTCAAGGCCGGCACCGAGTCGCGCCTGCAGTACCGCAACCACCTCGAGGCCTGCTACTGCATCGGCGGCTCCGGCGAGGTCGAAGACACCGAGGGCAACGTCTACCCGATCACCCCGGGCACCATCTACGTCCTCGACGAGCACGACGCGCACTACCTGCGCGGCGGCAAGGACGAAGACCTGATCCTGGTGAGCGTCTTCAACCCGGCGATCACCGGCGACGAGAAGCACGAGCTGACCGACGACGGGTTCAGCTCGTACTAA
- a CDS encoding Nramp family divalent metal transporter yields MSGSTSVSGGEGLRRAGWVGPGLVISASFIGPGTVTTATVTGASFGFALAWAVVFSVLATIILQEMSVRLGLSARLSTGEALRKTFEHPVSRGLVTALVVAAIGIGGAAYAGGDTTGTSLAINSVTGLPIPVLAGIIAAVIIALFLTGSYKVLERFMSVLVAILAAVFVITFIAVRPDLGELMRGIFQPSIPEAAGLTAIALVGTTVVPYNVFLHSNLVQEKWGDERPDVALKKGRTDTAVSISVGGLITLSIMSTAAAVMFTQGLSAESAGDLAEPLRPTLGDFAPWALAIGLFAAGLTSAIAGPLGAAYAISGVLGWSSDLKDPKFRALFLTVVIIGAIIAITGADPVQVIILAQAANGILLPIIAGFLLAIMNNKRLLGEHANGVVANVLGGAVFLVTLVLGGISLFDLF; encoded by the coding sequence ATGTCTGGCAGTACGTCCGTCAGTGGAGGGGAGGGGCTCCGCAGGGCAGGCTGGGTCGGGCCTGGCTTGGTCATCAGCGCCTCCTTCATCGGCCCCGGCACCGTCACCACGGCAACAGTGACGGGGGCGAGCTTCGGCTTCGCCCTGGCGTGGGCGGTCGTCTTTTCCGTCCTCGCCACGATCATCCTGCAGGAGATGTCGGTGCGCCTCGGGCTGTCCGCCAGGCTCAGCACCGGCGAGGCGCTGCGCAAGACCTTCGAGCACCCGGTCAGCCGGGGGTTGGTGACGGCGCTGGTTGTCGCCGCCATCGGTATCGGCGGCGCGGCCTACGCCGGCGGCGACACCACCGGCACCTCGCTAGCGATTAACAGCGTCACCGGGCTGCCCATCCCGGTGCTGGCAGGCATCATCGCCGCGGTCATCATCGCGCTGTTCCTCACCGGCAGCTACAAGGTCCTCGAGCGTTTCATGTCGGTGCTTGTCGCCATCCTGGCCGCGGTGTTCGTCATCACGTTCATCGCGGTCCGCCCCGACCTCGGGGAGCTCATGCGCGGCATCTTCCAGCCGAGCATCCCGGAAGCCGCCGGGCTGACGGCGATCGCGCTCGTGGGTACCACGGTCGTGCCCTACAACGTCTTCCTGCACTCGAACCTCGTGCAGGAAAAGTGGGGCGACGAGAGGCCGGACGTGGCGCTGAAGAAGGGGCGGACGGACACCGCGGTCTCGATCTCCGTCGGTGGCCTGATCACGCTGTCGATCATGTCCACGGCCGCCGCCGTCATGTTCACGCAGGGCCTGAGCGCGGAGTCCGCGGGAGACCTCGCCGAGCCGCTGCGCCCCACGCTCGGCGACTTCGCACCGTGGGCGCTAGCCATCGGCCTGTTCGCCGCCGGTCTGACGTCCGCCATCGCGGGCCCGCTGGGCGCTGCCTACGCCATCAGCGGCGTGCTCGGCTGGTCCTCGGACCTCAAGGACCCGAAGTTCCGCGCCTTGTTCCTCACCGTCGTCATCATCGGCGCGATCATCGCGATTACGGGCGCCGACCCGGTGCAGGTGATCATCCTGGCGCAGGCCGCCAACGGCATCCTGCTGCCCATCATCGCGGGCTTCCTGCTGGCCATCATGAACAACAAACGCCTCCTCGGGGAGCACGCCAACGGCGTCGTCGCCAACGTCCTTGGCGGCGCCGTCTTCCTGGTCACGCTCGTCCTCGGAGGCATCTCGCTGTTCGACCTGTTCTAG
- a CDS encoding TetR/AcrR family transcriptional regulator has product MSPQRSRGRPTKAIVTCDKITKAALEIAAQQGYSKLTMSAVARALGVSPSALYNHVSGKEELLFIVEDAVMAQVDTAALEACLAGTIEPAEALTAWGSSYRDVLSRHCALIAHLGTMPTFGARGTVEMYELVVAVVRRAGVDEREAMDVVAVLESFIFGASFNVLIDAHNPHHIFDLGLRTLLAGLV; this is encoded by the coding sequence ATGTCCCCCCAACGCTCCCGCGGACGGCCGACGAAGGCCATCGTGACCTGCGATAAGATCACGAAGGCGGCCCTCGAAATCGCCGCCCAGCAGGGCTACTCCAAGCTCACGATGTCCGCCGTCGCCCGCGCCCTCGGTGTCTCCCCCAGCGCCCTGTACAACCACGTGTCGGGCAAGGAGGAGCTGCTCTTCATCGTCGAAGACGCCGTGATGGCGCAGGTTGACACCGCCGCCCTCGAGGCCTGCCTGGCGGGCACGATCGAGCCCGCCGAGGCGCTGACCGCTTGGGGCTCATCCTACCGGGACGTCCTGTCGCGCCACTGCGCCCTCATCGCGCACCTGGGCACGATGCCCACATTCGGCGCGCGCGGGACGGTGGAGATGTACGAGCTGGTCGTCGCGGTGGTGCGTCGGGCGGGCGTCGATGAGCGCGAGGCGATGGACGTCGTCGCGGTCCTCGAGTCCTTCATCTTCGGTGCGTCGTTCAACGTGCTTATCGACGCCCACAATCCCCACCACATCTTCGACCTCGGCCTGCGCACCCTGCTGGCGGGGCTCGTGTGA
- a CDS encoding DUF6968 family protein has translation MAFIETSVLQRVLQKLDGSSIEILVSAPVLEGHDWFTKWSIKGLEDGDVHLSSGGVDSMQSMMFALSAIGDRIAAEQQELLFLGSEYLQLLRTAPPIEPDLWSASVQAPIA, from the coding sequence ATGGCTTTTATCGAAACCTCAGTGCTTCAACGCGTTCTTCAAAAACTTGATGGAAGCAGCATTGAGATCCTTGTTAGTGCCCCTGTCCTAGAGGGGCACGACTGGTTTACGAAGTGGTCTATAAAAGGCTTGGAAGACGGCGATGTACACCTGAGTTCGGGTGGAGTCGATTCAATGCAATCGATGATGTTCGCATTATCGGCGATTGGCGATCGTATTGCTGCTGAGCAGCAAGAACTGTTGTTCCTGGGAAGCGAATATCTACAACTTCTCAGGACTGCGCCACCTATCGAGCCTGATCTTTGGTCGGCGTCTGTGCAAGCTCCTATAGCTTAG
- a CDS encoding glycerol dehydrogenase translates to MTEAYTRDKTYTGPSRYVQGIDLIDRAAHYLKPLGTAPLIIADEVVWDIAGKQLQESLRNDGMEATHEVFGGEASLNEIERIADKARSGDSDVIIGLGGGKTIDTARGVADKLDAPVAIFPTAVSADAPTARVSVIYTDDGVFDSYLFYDRNPDLVAVDTRVIANAPVNTLRSGLGDALATLVEARAVHQANGRRMDDASRPTLAGLALAEKCEETLFAYAHQALKDAEEHIVSPALEAICEANTLLSGLGFENGGLAAIHAIHNGFTALDGEVHSMSHGEKVSFGIGVQLMLTAAPKEEADRYFGFLQSVGLPTTLEEMHLEDATDEDLYKIAELACSSDETLKQLPGEYTPTDVVQAIRAADRYARSFRER, encoded by the coding sequence ATGACCGAGGCATACACCCGCGATAAGACCTACACCGGCCCCTCCCGCTACGTCCAAGGCATCGACCTGATCGACCGCGCCGCCCACTACCTCAAGCCTCTTGGCACGGCACCGCTGATCATCGCCGACGAGGTCGTATGGGACATCGCGGGCAAGCAGCTGCAGGAGAGCCTGCGTAACGACGGCATGGAAGCCACGCACGAGGTTTTCGGCGGAGAGGCCTCCCTCAACGAGATCGAGCGCATCGCCGACAAGGCCCGATCTGGCGACAGCGACGTCATCATCGGCCTCGGCGGCGGCAAGACCATCGACACCGCCCGCGGGGTAGCGGACAAGCTCGACGCGCCCGTTGCCATCTTCCCCACCGCCGTCTCCGCCGACGCGCCGACCGCGCGCGTCTCCGTCATCTACACCGACGACGGGGTCTTCGACTCCTACCTCTTTTACGACCGCAACCCCGACCTCGTTGCCGTGGACACGCGCGTGATCGCCAACGCGCCCGTGAATACGCTGCGCTCTGGTCTCGGCGACGCGCTCGCCACCCTCGTCGAGGCACGGGCCGTGCACCAGGCAAACGGCCGACGCATGGACGACGCCTCCCGCCCCACGCTCGCCGGGCTGGCTTTGGCCGAAAAGTGCGAAGAAACCCTCTTCGCCTACGCCCACCAGGCGCTGAAGGACGCGGAGGAGCACATCGTTTCCCCGGCCCTCGAGGCCATCTGCGAGGCGAACACCCTCCTGTCGGGCCTGGGCTTCGAAAACGGCGGCCTCGCGGCGATCCACGCGATCCACAACGGCTTCACCGCGCTCGACGGTGAGGTCCACTCGATGTCGCACGGCGAAAAGGTGTCCTTCGGCATCGGCGTCCAGCTGATGCTCACGGCTGCGCCGAAGGAGGAAGCGGACCGCTACTTCGGTTTCCTCCAGTCCGTGGGCCTGCCCACGACGCTCGAGGAGATGCACCTCGAGGACGCGACGGACGAGGACCTGTACAAGATCGCCGAGCTCGCCTGCTCCAGCGACGAAACGCTCAAGCAGCTGCCGGGCGAGTACACGCCCACCGACGTCGTGCAGGCGATCCGCGCTGCGGACCGCTACGCGCGTTCGTTCCGAGAGCGCTAA
- a CDS encoding dihydroxyacetone kinase family protein, which produces MADNAPIIRSFRNDPHDFSAQAFGGTVAAHPDAEWDTSGFIRQASPVVTGDGEPAVAVISGGGSGHEPMHAGFVGPGMLAAACPGHLFTSPNAVQISEATKWADQGRGVLHVVKNYTGDVMNFSVARNMNPDVETAFVVVKEDIATEAGEKSGPGRRGTAATILVEKVAGAAARRGDDLEAVRDIAQWVADNSRSMAVALAPGHLPTSGRDTFDLGEGDMEVGVGIHGERGVARVDVAPARDIVTAILPGIVHALGLTEGDEVACVINGLGGTTLLEIHLVFGEVLSWLRERGITVRRSLTGTFVTSVNMHGVSVTLTRLTDEVAELLDAPTTAPAWPRALGGEAEYRPAETSFDDTLPTEGEENGWLTEFVRRAQEGSDDLTELDRLAGDGDFGENVDAAFGDIALPLRGSDSDVLDGLAHRFLVRSGGTSGAVFGTLFTELARACDGEMTTGALAAGLKAAYEAIRELGGAELGDKTMIDALYPAAQAVAERDSSADFGETLAVALEAAAEGVDSTRELSAKKGRASYLGESAKDVPDPGAILITWLFGDTDYPTTLSNHD; this is translated from the coding sequence ATGGCTGACAACGCACCCATCATCCGTTCCTTCCGCAACGACCCACACGATTTTTCCGCCCAAGCGTTCGGGGGCACGGTCGCCGCCCACCCCGATGCCGAGTGGGACACGTCCGGCTTTATCCGCCAGGCCTCGCCGGTGGTGACCGGCGACGGTGAGCCCGCCGTCGCCGTGATCTCCGGCGGCGGCTCGGGACACGAGCCGATGCACGCCGGGTTCGTCGGGCCTGGGATGCTCGCCGCTGCCTGCCCCGGCCACCTGTTCACCTCCCCCAACGCGGTGCAGATCTCGGAGGCGACGAAGTGGGCAGACCAGGGGCGCGGGGTGCTCCACGTGGTGAAGAACTACACGGGTGACGTCATGAACTTCTCCGTGGCGCGCAACATGAACCCCGACGTGGAGACGGCGTTCGTGGTGGTCAAGGAGGACATTGCCACTGAGGCCGGGGAGAAGTCGGGGCCGGGTCGGCGGGGAACCGCGGCGACCATCCTCGTCGAAAAGGTGGCCGGGGCCGCCGCACGGCGCGGCGACGACCTCGAGGCGGTCCGTGACATCGCGCAGTGGGTGGCCGACAACTCCCGGAGCATGGCGGTCGCGCTCGCGCCGGGCCACCTGCCCACGTCGGGCCGGGACACGTTCGACCTCGGCGAAGGCGACATGGAAGTCGGCGTGGGCATCCACGGCGAGCGTGGCGTCGCCCGGGTCGACGTCGCCCCGGCGCGCGACATTGTCACGGCGATCCTGCCTGGCATCGTGCACGCGTTGGGCCTGACGGAGGGCGACGAGGTCGCTTGCGTCATCAACGGCCTCGGCGGGACCACGCTGCTCGAGATCCACCTGGTGTTCGGCGAGGTGCTGTCGTGGCTTCGCGAGCGCGGCATCACGGTGCGTCGCAGCCTCACCGGCACCTTCGTCACCTCGGTGAACATGCACGGCGTCTCCGTCACGCTCACCCGCCTGACGGACGAGGTCGCCGAGCTTCTCGACGCCCCGACGACCGCCCCGGCCTGGCCCCGCGCCCTCGGCGGCGAGGCCGAGTACCGCCCGGCGGAGACGTCGTTCGACGACACGCTGCCCACGGAAGGGGAGGAAAACGGCTGGCTGACGGAGTTCGTGCGGCGCGCGCAGGAGGGCTCGGACGACCTGACGGAGCTGGACCGCCTCGCCGGTGACGGCGACTTTGGGGAGAACGTGGACGCGGCGTTCGGGGACATTGCCCTGCCCCTGCGCGGCAGCGACAGCGACGTCCTCGACGGCCTCGCCCACCGTTTCTTGGTCCGCTCCGGCGGCACCTCGGGCGCGGTGTTCGGCACCCTGTTCACCGAGCTCGCAAGGGCGTGCGACGGTGAGATGACCACGGGCGCCCTGGCGGCGGGCCTTAAGGCAGCGTACGAGGCGATTCGCGAGCTCGGCGGCGCGGAGCTCGGCGACAAGACCATGATCGACGCGCTCTACCCAGCGGCGCAGGCCGTCGCCGAGCGCGACAGCTCCGCCGACTTCGGCGAGACGCTCGCGGTGGCACTCGAGGCGGCGGCAGAGGGGGTGGACAGCACCCGCGAGCTGTCGGCGAAGAAGGGGCGCGCCTCCTACCTCGGAGAGAGCGCGAAGGATGTGCCCGATCCGGGCGCGATCCTCATCACCTGGCTGTTCGGAGATACCGACTACCCCACTACACTGTCTAACCATGACTAA
- the leuS gene encoding leucine--tRNA ligase, with product MTNATEGPAFRYTARLANEIEQKWQRYWVDNGTFNAPNPVGDLATGTQLPEDKLNVQDMFPYPSGAGLHVGHPLGYIATDVYARYNRMLGKNVLHTLGYDAFGLPAEQYAIQTGTHPRTTTEANIANMTRQLDALGLGHDRRRSVATTDPEFYRWTQWIFLQIYNAWFDEEQQRARPIEDLVRELMTGERTCKDGRAFRDLSTEEKYAAIDEFRLVYLSESMVNWCPGLGTVLANEEVTADGRSERGNFPVFRKRLRQWMMRITAYSDRLLDDLELLDWPEKVKSMQRNWIGRSRGAQVAFASEAGDIEVFTTRPDTLFGASYVVLAPEHELVGVLTADAYPEGVDTRWTNDAATPAEAVASYKRAIAAKSDVERQENKEKTGVFLGSYATNPVSGEQVPIFIADYVLTGYGTGAIMAVPAHDERDHEFATVFGLPIVEVLEGGDVSQEAFTGDGPHVNSANSAGLDLDGLGKEDAIARTIAWLEDNGSGTEKIQYKLRDWLFARQRYWGEPFPIVYDENGQAHSLPEDMLPVELPEVEDYKPVSFDPDDADSEPSPPLAKATDWVEVELDLGHGTQTYWRDTNVMPQWAGSSWYQLRYIDPTNADEFCNIENERYWTGPRGENDPGGVDLYVGGVEHAVLHLLYARFWHKVLYDLGFVTSREPYRRLYNQGYIQAYAYTDARGVYVPAAEVEEKDGRFYHHGEEVTQEYGKMGKSLKNAVAPDEIARDFGADTLRVYEMSMGPLDTSRPWATKDVVGAHRFLQRLWRLVVDEETGELRVDEAALTDEDAKQLHRTIAGVREDYENLRDNTVVAKLIEYVNHLTKAYSGAVPRAAVEPLVQMVSPLAPHIAEELWSTLGHADTVTFEPFPTFDESLLVDETVEVPVQINGKVRARIQVAPDATPQEMEAAARGDARVAELTEGKNVVKVIAVPGRMVNLVVK from the coding sequence ATGACTAACGCGACCGAGGGGCCGGCGTTTCGCTACACGGCGCGCCTGGCAAACGAGATTGAGCAGAAGTGGCAGCGCTACTGGGTGGACAACGGCACGTTCAACGCGCCGAACCCGGTGGGCGACCTCGCGACGGGCACGCAGCTGCCCGAGGACAAGCTCAATGTCCAAGACATGTTCCCCTACCCCTCGGGCGCGGGCCTGCACGTGGGGCACCCGCTGGGCTACATCGCCACCGACGTCTACGCCCGCTACAACCGCATGCTGGGCAAGAACGTGCTGCACACCCTCGGCTACGACGCCTTCGGCCTGCCGGCGGAGCAGTACGCCATCCAGACGGGCACGCACCCGCGCACGACGACGGAGGCGAACATCGCCAACATGACCCGCCAGCTCGACGCGCTGGGGTTGGGCCATGACCGCCGCCGGTCCGTGGCCACGACGGACCCGGAGTTCTACCGCTGGACGCAGTGGATCTTCCTGCAGATTTACAACGCCTGGTTCGATGAGGAGCAGCAGAGGGCCCGCCCCATCGAGGACCTCGTGCGCGAGCTCATGACGGGCGAGCGCACCTGCAAGGACGGCCGCGCCTTCCGCGACCTGAGCACGGAGGAGAAGTACGCGGCGATCGACGAGTTCCGCCTCGTCTACCTCTCGGAGTCGATGGTGAACTGGTGCCCGGGCCTGGGCACGGTGCTCGCGAACGAGGAGGTCACCGCCGACGGCCGCTCGGAGCGCGGGAACTTCCCGGTCTTCCGCAAGCGCCTGCGCCAGTGGATGATGCGCATCACCGCCTACTCGGACCGCCTCCTCGACGACCTCGAGCTTCTCGACTGGCCGGAGAAGGTCAAGTCCATGCAGCGCAACTGGATCGGCCGCTCCCGCGGCGCGCAGGTCGCCTTCGCCTCGGAGGCGGGCGACATCGAGGTCTTTACCACCCGCCCCGACACGCTCTTCGGCGCCAGCTACGTCGTCCTCGCGCCCGAGCACGAGCTCGTTGGCGTGCTGACGGCCGATGCGTACCCCGAGGGCGTCGATACGCGGTGGACGAATGACGCCGCAACCCCGGCGGAGGCTGTCGCCTCCTACAAGCGCGCCATCGCGGCGAAGTCGGACGTGGAGCGCCAGGAAAATAAGGAAAAGACGGGTGTATTCCTCGGCTCCTACGCCACGAATCCCGTCAGCGGCGAGCAGGTGCCCATCTTCATCGCGGACTACGTGCTCACCGGCTACGGCACGGGCGCCATCATGGCGGTGCCGGCGCACGACGAGCGCGACCACGAGTTCGCGACCGTTTTTGGCCTTCCCATCGTGGAGGTGCTCGAAGGCGGCGACGTCTCCCAGGAGGCGTTCACGGGCGACGGCCCCCACGTCAACTCCGCGAACTCCGCGGGCCTGGACCTGGACGGCCTGGGCAAGGAAGACGCGATCGCACGGACGATCGCGTGGCTGGAAGACAACGGCTCGGGCACCGAGAAAATCCAGTACAAGCTGCGCGATTGGCTCTTCGCCCGCCAGCGCTACTGGGGTGAGCCCTTCCCCATCGTCTACGACGAAAACGGCCAGGCGCACTCCCTGCCGGAGGACATGCTGCCGGTGGAGCTGCCGGAGGTGGAGGACTACAAGCCCGTCTCCTTCGACCCGGACGATGCCGACTCCGAGCCCTCTCCCCCGCTGGCGAAGGCCACCGACTGGGTGGAGGTGGAGCTCGACCTGGGCCACGGTACGCAGACGTACTGGCGCGACACCAATGTGATGCCGCAGTGGGCGGGGTCCTCCTGGTATCAGCTGCGCTACATTGACCCGACGAACGCGGACGAGTTCTGCAACATCGAGAACGAGCGCTACTGGACGGGCCCGCGCGGCGAGAACGACCCGGGCGGCGTGGACCTCTACGTCGGCGGCGTCGAGCACGCCGTGCTGCACCTGCTCTACGCCCGTTTCTGGCACAAGGTGCTCTACGACCTGGGCTTTGTCACCTCGCGCGAGCCGTATCGGCGCCTCTACAACCAGGGCTACATCCAGGCCTACGCTTACACCGACGCCCGCGGCGTGTACGTGCCCGCCGCCGAGGTGGAGGAGAAGGACGGCAGGTTCTACCACCACGGCGAGGAGGTCACGCAGGAGTACGGCAAGATGGGCAAGTCCCTGAAGAACGCCGTCGCCCCGGACGAGATCGCCCGCGACTTCGGCGCGGATACCCTGCGCGTCTACGAGATGTCGATGGGCCCGCTGGACACCTCCCGCCCGTGGGCCACGAAGGACGTCGTCGGCGCGCACCGCTTCCTGCAGCGCCTGTGGCGCCTCGTCGTCGACGAGGAGACCGGCGAGCTGCGCGTGGACGAGGCCGCGCTGACCGACGAGGACGCGAAGCAGCTGCACCGCACCATCGCCGGCGTGCGCGAGGACTACGAGAACCTGCGCGACAACACCGTGGTGGCCAAGCTCATCGAGTACGTCAACCACCTCACCAAGGCGTACTCGGGCGCGGTGCCGCGGGCCGCGGTCGAGCCGCTCGTGCAGATGGTCTCCCCGCTCGCCCCGCACATTGCGGAGGAGCTGTGGTCCACGCTCGGCCACGCCGACACGGTCACCTTCGAGCCCTTCCCCACCTTCGACGAGTCGCTGCTCGTTGACGAGACCGTGGAGGTCCCCGTGCAGATCAACGGCAAGGTCCGCGCCCGCATCCAGGTCGCGCCCGACGCCACCCCGCAGGAGATGGAGGCCGCCGCGCGTGGCGACGCCCGCGTCGCCGAGCTCACCGAGGGCAAGAACGTGGTCAAGGTCATCGCCGTGCCGGGACGCATGGTCAACTTGGTGGTGAAGTAG
- a CDS encoding acryloyl-CoA reductase — MTQRTLIVTDNGPETIDTAPEHAGEGDTLIEVSHSSVNYKDAMALDGNRAVLRTLPTVPGIDAVGRVVSSPSLPEGTLVTVNGFGIGEHRHGGYTPQLRIDASRITRVPSRFDAPTAAAIGTAGYTAALSVAALERALYPLDTLEAAERGPVLVTGATGGVGSIAVQLLSDRGFTVHALTGRVAEHGDWLRSLGASEVVDRAELSEPGKPLQKARYGAVVDALGGVPLANAVSQVTWGGVVTACGRAAGVDLPASVVPFILRGVQLIGVNSVDTPVALRKVAWDLLAESLDVDKLSVRTVSVEGAIDVGRELLAGTGHGRTVVEI, encoded by the coding sequence ATGACACAGCGCACTTTGATTGTTACCGACAACGGCCCCGAGACCATCGACACGGCCCCCGAGCACGCGGGCGAGGGCGACACGCTCATTGAGGTCAGCCACTCCTCCGTCAATTACAAGGACGCGATGGCACTCGACGGCAACCGCGCGGTCCTGCGCACCCTGCCGACCGTCCCCGGCATCGATGCCGTCGGCCGGGTCGTCTCCTCGCCCTCGCTTCCCGAGGGCACCCTCGTCACCGTCAACGGCTTCGGCATCGGGGAGCACCGCCACGGCGGGTACACCCCCCAGCTGCGTATCGACGCCTCCCGTATCACCCGGGTGCCCTCGCGTTTCGACGCCCCCACCGCCGCCGCCATCGGCACCGCCGGCTACACCGCAGCTCTGTCCGTGGCGGCCCTCGAGCGCGCCCTGTACCCCCTGGACACCCTCGAGGCCGCCGAGCGCGGCCCCGTCCTCGTCACCGGCGCGACCGGCGGCGTCGGCTCCATCGCCGTGCAGCTCCTGTCCGACCGCGGCTTCACCGTCCACGCCCTCACCGGCCGCGTCGCCGAGCACGGCGACTGGCTGCGCTCCCTCGGCGCGAGCGAGGTGGTGGACCGAGCGGAGCTCTCCGAGCCCGGCAAGCCCCTGCAGAAGGCGCGCTACGGCGCCGTGGTCGACGCCCTTGGCGGGGTGCCGCTGGCCAACGCTGTCTCCCAGGTGACGTGGGGCGGCGTGGTCACCGCCTGCGGCCGGGCCGCCGGCGTCGATCTGCCCGCCAGCGTCGTGCCGTTCATCCTGCGGGGCGTGCAGCTCATCGGCGTGAACTCGGTGGACACGCCGGTTGCGCTGCGGAAGGTCGCGTGGGATCTCCTAGCGGAGTCGTTGGACGTGGACAAGCTGAGCGTGCGCACCGTCTCTGTGGAGGGGGCGATCGACGTCGGCCGTGAGCTCCTCGCGGGCACGGGGCACGGCCGCACGGTCGTCGAGATCTAG
- a CDS encoding VanZ family protein → MRNTIPAWVLVLAAVFCITVGKAYVDGPLWNASVQSLREIRLIPLQEFYQPTVWYGPWLNFLGNVALFVPVGLLARRRAVPVGVGLSVAIELTQFATATGYTDIDDLIFNTLGAALGGWLAGRLTRRSYRAAVAACVAGSLAVVAAFAGLWLVQ, encoded by the coding sequence GTGCGAAACACGATTCCGGCGTGGGTCCTCGTGCTCGCCGCGGTCTTCTGCATCACGGTGGGCAAGGCATACGTCGACGGGCCGCTGTGGAATGCCAGCGTCCAATCGCTGCGCGAGATCCGGCTCATCCCGCTACAGGAGTTCTACCAGCCGACGGTGTGGTACGGCCCGTGGCTGAACTTCCTCGGCAACGTCGCGCTCTTCGTCCCCGTCGGCCTCCTCGCGCGGCGGCGCGCCGTCCCCGTCGGCGTCGGCCTGAGCGTGGCCATCGAGCTGACCCAGTTCGCCACCGCGACCGGCTACACCGACATCGACGACCTCATCTTCAATACCCTCGGAGCCGCCCTCGGCGGGTGGCTGGCCGGGCGGCTTACCCGGCGCAGCTACCGCGCGGCGGTGGCGGCGTGCGTCGCCGGCTCGCTGGCCGTCGTGGCGGCCTTCGCCGGGCTGTGGCTGGTGCAGTAA
- a CDS encoding YidH family protein, with protein MTQQPRGWFTRQVFPDGDEPDPRFTLANERTFLAWTRTALAFLAGGIALEAIGLPGLAEGPRSVAAALLVLTSMAISLGAAVRWVRIERALRHSRPLPAPAIAPLLGVGIVVAGLALFVGVL; from the coding sequence ATGACGCAGCAGCCGCGCGGGTGGTTCACCCGCCAGGTCTTCCCTGACGGGGACGAGCCCGACCCGCGCTTTACCCTCGCCAACGAACGCACCTTCCTCGCGTGGACCCGCACCGCCCTCGCCTTCCTCGCCGGCGGCATCGCGCTCGAGGCGATCGGGCTGCCGGGCCTAGCGGAGGGGCCGCGCTCCGTGGCGGCCGCGCTGCTCGTGCTCACCTCGATGGCGATCTCCCTCGGCGCTGCCGTGCGCTGGGTGCGCATCGAGCGGGCGCTACGGCACTCCCGCCCCCTGCCCGCCCCGGCGATCGCGCCGCTGCTCGGCGTCGGCATCGTCGTCGCCGGCCTGGCCTTGTTCGTGGGGGTGCTGTAG
- a CDS encoding DUF202 domain-containing protein, whose product MRETQPERTTLSWTRTALATMVVSMVLLRWSEAYPALVTPAILVIVAFGAGLMVSNGTRYSVQPRAGAVALTTLMMLLFGAVGLVLVLISD is encoded by the coding sequence GTGCGCGAAACGCAGCCGGAGCGCACCACCCTGTCGTGGACGCGCACCGCGCTGGCCACGATGGTGGTCTCCATGGTGTTGCTGCGCTGGTCCGAGGCCTACCCCGCGCTGGTCACACCGGCGATCCTCGTCATCGTCGCGTTCGGGGCAGGCCTCATGGTGTCGAACGGGACGCGCTACAGCGTCCAGCCGCGCGCGGGGGCGGTCGCGCTGACCACGCTCATGATGCTCCTGTTCGGGGCGGTTGGGCTGGTGCTGGTGCTAATCAGCGACTGA